A window of the Sphingomonas piscis genome harbors these coding sequences:
- a CDS encoding RNA methyltransferase → MSADPVIVLVRPQLGENIGKAARAMLNFGLTEMRLVTPRDGWPNPSAGPAASGADIVLEQARVFNSVQDAIADCSFVYASTVRRRDLVMPVVSPEEMADGIHAQPGRTAILFGAERSGLETEDVALANAIVTVPINPEFGSLNLAQAVILLAYEWSRRSDLAVPPAKELEPPAPQGEVEGMIRQLNEELEAKGYFFPAIRAEATRNTIRTIFTKTGWSSREVKAVRGIIRALASPPRPR, encoded by the coding sequence GTGAGCGCCGACCCCGTCATCGTTCTCGTTCGCCCCCAACTCGGCGAGAACATCGGCAAAGCGGCGCGCGCCATGCTGAACTTCGGCCTCACCGAAATGCGACTTGTCACCCCTCGCGATGGCTGGCCGAACCCGTCTGCCGGCCCCGCCGCCAGCGGCGCGGACATCGTCCTTGAACAAGCGCGGGTCTTCAACTCGGTCCAGGACGCCATCGCTGACTGTTCATTCGTCTACGCCTCCACTGTTCGCCGCCGCGACCTCGTCATGCCGGTCGTCTCGCCCGAGGAGATGGCCGACGGCATCCACGCTCAGCCAGGTCGCACTGCAATCTTGTTCGGCGCAGAGCGCTCGGGGCTTGAGACCGAAGACGTCGCACTCGCGAACGCTATCGTCACCGTGCCGATCAACCCGGAGTTCGGGAGCCTCAACCTAGCCCAGGCGGTGATCCTTCTCGCCTACGAATGGTCGCGGCGTTCGGACCTTGCCGTGCCGCCCGCCAAGGAGCTTGAGCCTCCCGCGCCGCAAGGCGAGGTCGAGGGAATGATCCGTCAGCTCAACGAAGAGCTGGAAGCCAAAGGCTACTTTTTCCCGGCGATCCGCGCCGAAGCCACCCGCAACACAATCCGCACCATCTTCACCAAGACCGGCTGGTCGTCGCGGGAGGTGAAAGCGGTGCGTGGCATCATCCGCGCGTTGGCCTCGCCGCCGCGGCCGCGCTAG
- the nrdR gene encoding transcriptional regulator NrdR has translation MRCPFCAHEDSQVKDSRPSEDGAAIRRRRQCEACGARFTTFERVQLRDLTVVKKDGKREPFDRSKLERAIGHACRKRDIDASKIDRLVSGVQRQMETTGDEVPSVKIGEAVMAGLKSLDHVAYIRFASIYKDFNEPGDFAEIAERVEKEGVAPPGQNKLL, from the coding sequence TTGCGTTGCCCCTTCTGCGCCCACGAAGACAGCCAGGTTAAGGACAGCCGCCCAAGCGAGGACGGCGCCGCCATCCGCCGTCGCCGTCAGTGCGAGGCTTGCGGCGCGCGCTTTACGACGTTCGAGCGAGTGCAACTGCGCGACCTCACCGTCGTCAAGAAGGACGGCAAGCGCGAGCCGTTCGACCGCTCCAAGCTTGAGCGCGCCATCGGGCACGCCTGCCGCAAGCGCGATATCGATGCGTCCAAGATCGACCGGCTGGTCAGCGGCGTTCAGCGCCAGATGGAGACGACCGGCGACGAAGTGCCATCGGTGAAGATCGGCGAGGCGGTGATGGCCGGCCTGAAGTCCCTCGACCACGTCGCCTACATCCGCTTCGCAAGCATCTACAAGGACTTCAACGAACCGGGCGACTTTGCCGAAATCGCCGAGCGAGTCGAGAAAGAGGGTGTGGCGCCGCCCGGCCAGAACAAGCTGCTGTGA
- the rpiB gene encoding ribose 5-phosphate isomerase B gives MNIALASDHAGYGLKDELVGWLREQGHDVIDLGTNGPESVDYPSYGALVAEAVAGGAAERGIAVCGSGIGISIAVNRNPACRCARVDDPVSAQLAREHNDANVLALGARLIGSDMARACVAAFLETPFAGGRHARRVDQLSKPLQDSD, from the coding sequence ATGAACATCGCGCTCGCCTCCGATCATGCCGGGTACGGCCTGAAGGACGAACTCGTGGGCTGGCTCCGCGAGCAGGGTCATGACGTGATCGACCTTGGCACCAATGGGCCGGAGAGCGTCGACTATCCATCCTACGGCGCTTTAGTCGCCGAAGCCGTGGCAGGCGGTGCCGCCGAGCGCGGGATCGCGGTCTGCGGCTCCGGCATAGGCATCTCCATCGCCGTCAACCGCAACCCGGCCTGCCGCTGCGCCCGGGTCGACGATCCAGTTTCGGCGCAGCTTGCACGCGAGCATAACGATGCCAATGTTCTGGCCCTCGGTGCCAGGCTGATCGGCAGCGACATGGCCAGGGCCTGCGTCGCGGCATTCCTCGAAACTCCATTCGCCGGCGGGCGCCACGCGCGCCGTGTCGATCAACTTTCCAAGCCCCTACAGGACAGCGACTGA
- the glyA gene encoding serine hydroxymethyltransferase: MATAANLNDVQPEGFFTRRLGDADTAVADAIRQELEREQNQIELIASENIVSRAVLEAQGSVFTNKYAEGYPGRRYYQGCHPSDVVEQLAIDRAKQLFGCGFANVQPHSGAQANGAVMMALLQPGDTIMGMSLAAGGHLTHGAPPAQSGKWFNAVQYGVREDDHRIDFDEVERLARESRPKLIIAGGSAYPRHIDFARFRAIADEVGALFMVDMAHFAGLVAAGEHPSPFGHAHVVTTTTHKTLRGPRGGMVMTDDEAIAKKINSAVFPGLQGGPLMHVIAAKAVAFGEALQPDFKTYAKAVIANAQALAGRLKERGADVVAGGTDTHLALIDLRPLGLTGKDADEALERAGITCNKNGVPFDPLPPMKTSGIRVGSPAGTTRGFGEAEFRDIADMVADVLDGLKATGAEGNAEVERQVNARVRSLCARFPIY; encoded by the coding sequence ATGGCTACGGCAGCGAACTTGAACGACGTGCAGCCGGAAGGCTTCTTCACCCGCCGCTTAGGCGATGCAGACACCGCAGTGGCCGATGCCATCCGGCAGGAGCTGGAGCGCGAGCAGAACCAGATCGAGCTGATTGCCTCGGAGAACATTGTCAGCCGCGCCGTGCTGGAGGCGCAGGGATCGGTCTTCACCAACAAGTATGCGGAAGGTTATCCTGGTCGCCGCTACTACCAAGGCTGTCACCCGTCCGACGTGGTCGAGCAGCTGGCGATCGACCGCGCCAAGCAACTTTTCGGGTGCGGCTTCGCCAACGTCCAGCCGCACTCCGGAGCCCAGGCCAATGGCGCGGTGATGATGGCGCTGCTTCAGCCCGGCGACACGATCATGGGCATGAGCCTCGCGGCAGGCGGCCACCTGACGCACGGCGCGCCGCCTGCGCAGTCCGGCAAATGGTTCAACGCCGTTCAATATGGCGTGCGCGAGGACGATCACCGCATCGACTTCGACGAGGTCGAGCGGCTTGCCCGCGAAAGCCGGCCGAAACTGATCATCGCCGGCGGCTCCGCCTACCCGCGCCACATCGACTTCGCCCGCTTCCGCGCCATCGCTGACGAAGTCGGCGCCCTGTTCATGGTCGACATGGCCCACTTCGCCGGCCTCGTTGCGGCCGGCGAGCACCCGTCGCCCTTCGGCCACGCCCATGTGGTCACCACCACGACCCACAAGACTCTGCGCGGCCCGCGCGGCGGGATGGTGATGACTGACGACGAAGCCATTGCCAAGAAGATCAACTCGGCCGTTTTCCCCGGCCTCCAGGGCGGCCCGCTGATGCACGTCATCGCCGCCAAGGCGGTGGCGTTCGGCGAAGCGCTGCAGCCTGATTTCAAAACCTACGCCAAGGCGGTGATCGCCAACGCCCAGGCACTTGCCGGACGATTGAAGGAGCGCGGCGCCGACGTGGTTGCCGGCGGAACCGACACCCACCTGGCCCTGATTGACCTCCGTCCGCTCGGCCTCACCGGCAAGGATGCCGACGAGGCGCTGGAGCGCGCCGGCATCACCTGCAACAAGAACGGCGTTCCGTTCGACCCGCTGCCGCCAATGAAGACCAGCGGCATTCGCGTCGGTTCGCCCGCCGGGACCACCCGCGGCTTCGGCGAGGCGGAGTTCCGCGACATTGCCGACATGGTCGCCGACGTGCTCGACGGGCTCAAGGCAACGGGCGCCGAGGGCAATGCCGAAGTCGAGCGGCAGGTGAACGCCCGCGTTCGCTCGCTCTGCGCGCGCTTCCCCATCTACTAG
- a CDS encoding agmatine deiminase family protein — MTTLPLPEWAPHEAVWIGFPSDPDLWLADLKPAEAEVAAFAAALYADGRGEEVRLVAAHEDAAKAARELAPFATVLVQPFGDIWLRDTGPIICGDGSRRRAAGFGFNGWGGKYDLPGDDSIGERLAASASLPYAKADWILEGGAIDHDGTGTVITTEQCLLNPNRNTLTKDEVEERLRHDLGFTRVVWLGAGLMNDHTDGHVDNLARFVAPARVAIPTAAEDDPNTAVYEDAARRLAEAGLDIVTLPSPGRIENDEGDIIPASYMNFYIGNAAVVVPQYGAPNDAAAVEAAQALFPGRVAIGLRADHVLTGGGSFHCISQQVPA, encoded by the coding sequence ATGACCACCCTTCCCTTACCAGAATGGGCGCCACACGAGGCCGTTTGGATCGGCTTCCCAAGCGATCCCGATTTGTGGCTTGCCGACCTGAAGCCCGCCGAGGCGGAAGTCGCCGCTTTTGCGGCCGCGCTTTACGCGGACGGGCGCGGCGAAGAGGTCCGGCTCGTGGCGGCTCACGAGGATGCAGCCAAAGCCGCGCGTGAGTTGGCGCCATTCGCGACGGTGCTAGTGCAGCCGTTCGGCGACATCTGGCTGCGCGATACGGGGCCGATCATCTGCGGCGATGGCTCGAGGCGCCGTGCGGCGGGATTCGGCTTCAATGGATGGGGCGGCAAGTACGACCTGCCAGGTGACGACAGCATCGGCGAGCGGCTCGCGGCTTCCGCCTCCCTCCCCTACGCCAAGGCAGACTGGATCCTTGAAGGCGGCGCTATCGATCATGACGGCACCGGCACCGTGATCACGACCGAGCAATGCCTGCTCAACCCCAACCGCAACACGCTGACGAAGGATGAGGTGGAAGAGCGGCTTCGGCACGACCTGGGCTTCACCCGAGTAGTGTGGCTCGGCGCGGGACTGATGAACGATCATACGGACGGCCATGTCGACAATCTTGCCCGCTTCGTTGCTCCGGCACGGGTTGCAATCCCGACCGCAGCGGAGGACGACCCCAACACTGCCGTCTACGAAGATGCGGCGCGGCGGCTTGCCGAAGCGGGCCTCGACATTGTTACCTTGCCGTCTCCCGGTCGGATCGAGAATGACGAAGGCGACATCATCCCTGCGAGCTACATGAACTTCTACATCGGCAACGCGGCCGTGGTGGTGCCGCAGTACGGTGCGCCCAACGACGCGGCTGCTGTGGAAGCGGCGCAGGCGCTGTTCCCCGGCCGCGTTGCAATTGGATTGCGGGCTGACCATGTCCTGACCGGCGGTGGAAGCTTCCACTGCATCAGTCAGCAGGTACCCGCATGA